In one Ornithinimicrobium pratense genomic region, the following are encoded:
- a CDS encoding anti-sigma factor, protein MSDQHQTPPEGEPHDLAAPYALDAVDDLERARFEAHLSGCAACQAEVRDLREAAALLSAGMELAPPASLRHRVLEQVETQPRRPESPAAVLAVGGASRDEAQPAPAAAGRPRRGWWLAAAAAVVIGTGGYVATQVLQEPDPSARIVQAQDAREFDATTGEATVIASAEQGAALLRLPADLEPPPQGQVYQAWYVGGDGSARSAGLLTGDVVQEREVVLQGDLKGAAAVGLTLEPEGGSDQPTSEPFAVVPLG, encoded by the coding sequence GTGAGCGACCAGCATCAGACCCCGCCCGAGGGTGAGCCGCACGACCTGGCCGCCCCCTACGCGCTGGACGCGGTGGACGACCTGGAACGTGCCAGGTTCGAGGCCCACCTGTCCGGCTGTGCGGCATGCCAGGCCGAGGTCCGTGACCTTCGCGAGGCGGCGGCGCTCCTGTCCGCGGGTATGGAGCTCGCCCCGCCCGCCAGCCTCCGCCACCGCGTGCTCGAACAGGTCGAGACTCAGCCGCGCCGGCCTGAGTCCCCCGCAGCCGTCCTTGCGGTGGGCGGCGCCTCGCGCGACGAGGCCCAGCCGGCCCCGGCGGCGGCAGGCCGCCCCCGCCGGGGTTGGTGGCTGGCCGCAGCCGCGGCTGTGGTCATCGGCACGGGGGGCTACGTGGCCACACAGGTCCTGCAGGAGCCGGACCCGTCGGCACGCATCGTGCAGGCGCAGGACGCGCGGGAGTTCGACGCGACCACCGGCGAGGCGACGGTGATCGCCTCCGCCGAGCAGGGAGCGGCACTGCTCCGACTGCCGGCAGACCTGGAGCCACCCCCACAGGGGCAGGTGTACCAGGCCTGGTACGTCGGCGGGGACGGCTCGGCCCGGTCGGCGGGTCTGCTGACCGGTGACGTCGTGCAGGAGCGTGAGGTCGTCCTGCAGGGTGACCTGAAGGGGGCCGCCGCCGTGGGGCTGACCCTCGAGCCGGAGGGTGGCTCGGACCAGCCGACGAGCGAGCCGTTCGCCGTGGTCCCGCTCGGCTGA